A single genomic interval of Candidatus Gracilibacteria bacterium harbors:
- a CDS encoding MBL fold metallo-hydrolase, translating to MIITPLGHTEFLVDIANDAGRNIRIMVDGWLSDFSVGDLMERSVKVELDMENIKTVDIIYVSHSHTDHLDPYTLLPIYRNANPILLLPYTLAFVVPLIREYIPEIHIEILYPHQAFRYEGIGITGHMFPQNTITNEDDVMMLSIENDRELLFAEIDTLPEEDDLDTQKQLFRILSKKPYETVCYLASRNELPGQLPVLDLPIKKRKAFRDEYIAGRKEEMYFSYQKGEYEDFANFPNMYEIPNLVRGFIGQGIVYPRRFSLDYARVQIFPLEEIASMESDIARECGYEFPQKALLPGRQYRVENANIETGRKECPIGELIIDREHGNLESTDPRLYAEAPLFPRENLDIDGAKKRIFEVLNTRFLPYWSASAVASLRSALIKNHDGCYRIGLKVSVIPGLTRNLESITDSGFLPTQEGQEQWIIFEYSLADVAFREVPYSSELQVDEDYWLLDIVDFLDGRQELYSNFWHRLDPKKIYRLWMCLGANFCNHDLLLNKYRLHFERAKSGLTVKSFVDEVYNNLSR from the coding sequence ATGATTATAACTCCCCTCGGACATACAGAATTCCTCGTCGATATCGCGAATGATGCTGGTCGCAATATTCGCATCATGGTAGATGGTTGGCTCTCAGATTTTTCTGTCGGTGACCTCATGGAACGCAGTGTGAAGGTCGAACTCGATATGGAGAATATCAAAACCGTCGATATTATCTATGTATCGCATTCACATACGGATCATCTTGATCCATATACTTTGTTGCCTATTTATAGAAATGCGAATCCGATCCTGCTTCTTCCGTATACGCTCGCATTTGTAGTACCACTGATTCGGGAATATATCCCAGAGATTCATATCGAGATATTGTACCCACATCAGGCATTCCGCTATGAGGGAATCGGTATCACGGGACATATGTTCCCACAGAATACCATCACTAATGAGGATGATGTAATGATGCTTTCGATAGAAAACGATCGAGAACTGCTTTTTGCGGAGATCGATACACTTCCGGAAGAAGATGATCTCGATACACAAAAACAACTTTTTCGCATTCTTTCGAAAAAACCATATGAGACCGTCTGCTATCTCGCGAGTCGCAATGAGCTTCCTGGGCAACTTCCGGTCCTCGACCTTCCGATCAAAAAACGAAAAGCCTTCCGCGATGAATATATTGCCGGACGAAAAGAGGAAATGTATTTCTCGTATCAGAAAGGAGAATATGAGGATTTCGCGAACTTTCCGAACATGTACGAGATTCCGAACCTGGTGCGAGGATTTATCGGGCAGGGAATTGTCTATCCGCGTCGTTTTTCGCTCGATTATGCTCGTGTGCAGATTTTTCCACTCGAAGAGATTGCATCCATGGAGTCAGATATTGCTCGCGAGTGTGGCTATGAATTTCCTCAGAAGGCGCTCCTTCCAGGTCGACAGTATCGTGTCGAGAATGCAAATATCGAAACATGAAGAAAAGAATGTCCTATCGGAGAACTTATCATCGATCGCGAACATGGGAATCTCGAGAGTACTGATCCTCGCCTCTATGCTGAGGCTCCACTTTTTCCACGAGAGAATCTCGATATAGACGGAGCGAAAAAGCGAATTTTTGAAGTACTCAATACTCGATTCCTTCCGTATTGGTCAGCATCGGCAGTTGCTTCGCTTCGGTCGGCGCTCATCAAAAATCATGATGGATGTTATCGGATTGGACTCAAGGTTTCTGTCATTCCGGGCTTGACCCGGAATCTAGAAAGTATTACAGATTCTGGATTCCTGCCTACGCAGGAATGACAGGAACAATGGATTATTTTCGAGTATTCACTCGCAGATGTCGCGTTCCGTGAAGTTCCATATTCATCTGAACTTCAAGTCGACGAGGATTATTGGCTTCTCGATATTGTCGATTTTCTCGATGGTCGTCAGGAACTCTACTCGAACTTCTGGCATCGACTCGATCCGAAAAAAATCTATCGACTCTGGATGTGTCTCGGTGCGAACTTCTGCAATCATGATCTCCTCCTGAATAAATATCGACTTCACTTCGAGCGTGCGAAATCCTGACTCACGGTTAAGAGTTTCGTCGATGAGGTCTACAATAATCTTTCCCGATAA
- a CDS encoding thiamine pyrophosphate-dependent enzyme — protein sequence MRSGLTNIQWCPGCGDFLIIMAIKNAFKELGIPSHKRVVVSGVGCSGKASQYIDGYAAETLHGRTLPFATGVKMVDPSLTVVAVGGDGDGYGIGMGHFIHSCRRDLDITYIVFNNENYALTTGQSSPTTPIGAVTKTAPEGNLIAPLNPIALAEHAGCKFTKKAQSKNFQELKEIIKAAIEHKGFSHIDVEQDCPSFRRWAVNQGTNNN from the coding sequence ATGCGCTCTTGACTCACAAACATCCAATGGTGTCCTGGTTGCGGAGACTTCCTCATCATCATGGCAATCAAAAATGCATTCAAGGAACTCGGAATTCCATCACACAAGCGTGTGGTAGTTTCTGGAGTAGGTTGTTCTGGAAAGGCCTCTCAGTATATCGATGGATATGCGGCAGAAACACTTCATGGTCGTACTCTTCCATTTGCTACTGGTGTGAAGATGGTGGATCCATCACTCACGGTGGTTGCAGTTGGTGGTGATGGTGATGGCTATGGAATCGGTATGGGGCATTTTATCCACTCGTGTCGTCGAGACCTTGATATCACATATATCGTCTTCAATAACGAGAACTATGCACTCACGACTGGACAATCCTCTCCAACGACTCCGATTGGTGCAGTGACCAAGACTGCTCCAGAAGGGAATCTCATTGCTCCACTCAATCCGATAGCACTTGCGGAACATGCAGGATGCAAGTTCACGAAAAAGGCACAATCCAAAAATTTCCAAGAATTGAAAGAAATTATCAAAGCAGCAATAGAGCACAAGGGATTTTCTCATATTGACGTTGAACAGGATTGTCCGAGCTTTAGACGATGGGCAGTAAATCAATGAACAAATAACAATTAA
- a CDS encoding inorganic diphosphatase, which yields MANIDHAPSKYMLNLLHVLPAFADEGENRINTIIELNSMTINKYEIITESGQLKLDRVGYSSLSYPFAYGAIPCTWDEDGDPLDVEIVGVTEPLIPGSLAEIRIIGIMKFNDGGEVDDKVIGVIADDKRMDHITSYEQLGAHWLKETTYYWEHYKDLKKPGTCRVDGFFGVEEAKKIIKECEERYEKEYKPKFNA from the coding sequence ATGGCCAATATCGACCACGCACCAAGCAAATACATGCTCAATCTTCTTCATGTTCTCCCTGCTTTTGCTGACGAAGGTGAGAATCGTATCAATACTATCATCGAGCTCAACTCCATGACTATCAACAAATACGAAATCATCACGGAATCAGGTCAACTCAAGCTCGACCGTGTCGGATATTCTTCTCTCTCATATCCATTCGCATATGGAGCAATCCCTTGCACTTGGGATGAAGATGGAGATCCACTCGATGTAGAGATTGTTGGTGTGACTGAGCCACTTATCCCTGGGTCTCTCGCAGAAATCCGTATCATCGGTATCATGAAGTTCAATGATGGTGGTGAAGTTGATGATAAGGTTATCGGTGTTATCGCTGACGACAAGCGTATGGATCATATCACGAGCTACGAACAACTCGGTGCTCACTGGCTCAAGGAGACAACTTACTACTGGGAACACTACAAGGATCTCAAGAAGCCAGGAACTTGCCGTGTGGATGGATTCTTCGGGGTCGAAGAAGCGAAGAAAATCATCAAGGAATGTGAGGAACGTTATGAGAAAGAATATAAACCAAAGTTCAATGCCTAA
- a CDS encoding Sua5/YciO/YrdC/YwlC family protein: protein MIFLLPTDTCYGLAGEFTEQDYQEIYRLKGRDFTKPLAWLVKDYEDLQKYIEITDEQIEFLKKYPRPWSILGKKREDFVLPEFLNPITYEKISLRVAEKCIIADIRDNLSYPLFLTSANISGNPESKTLAEAREYFPGLKGVDGGICDEPPSDIFEFGEDGEVKYLRK, encoded by the coding sequence TTGATATTTCTTCTTCCTACTGATACATGCTACGGTCTTGCAGGTGAATTCACTGAGCAGGATTACCAGGAAATCTATCGTCTGAAAGGACGGGATTTCACGAAGCCGCTTGCATGGTTGGTGAAGGATTATGAAGATCTCCAGAAATATATCGAAATTACGGATGAACAGATAGAGTTCCTGAAAAAATACCCTCGTCCATGGAGTATTCTCGGGAAAAAGCGCGAAGATTTTGTTTTGCCAGAATTTCTCAATCCAATAACCTATGAGAAAATATCGCTTCGTGTAGCGGAAAAATGTATTATTGCAGATATTCGCGATAATTTATCGTATCCACTTTTTCTCACTTCAGCGAATATTTCTGGAAATCCAGAATCAAAAACTCTCGCCGAAGCGAGAGAATATTTTCCATGATTGAAATGAGTCGATGGAGGAATCTGTGATGAGCCACCATCGGATATTTTTGAGTTCTGAGAGGATGGTGAAGTGAAATATCTCCGAAAGTAA
- a CDS encoding 2-oxoacid:acceptor oxidoreductase family protein has protein sequence MQNRYGIRIAGPAGLGMHSVMDIIANTFSTLGYNVITDSEYQSIIKGGLNFYDVNICSASPYIAREVDVLISLNEKNITPNLVDLRKGGLLIANKKWIEKVEIAFPTLRTDFVVIDPLIQDKYENTYLVGMLAGYIGVDISAFEPWIAKSFQKKGEETVAKNLQILKEYAEIGRSRHSERVYPLWGKNPGAGDSGFLPPQEGRTPKQLTYGNKAIAYGAMDSELEFYSAYPMTPASTILSEIVNAKRIPYLQAEDEIAVMNAALGASFTGARAMVGTSGGGFALMTEALSFAAEAEFPIVAVLSQRAGPSTGTPTYHEQGDMLYAVRPTFGDIENVVMIPSSMEEGYYMGGQSLNIAQKYQTTVILLTDKQFSEGKVSIGELVPAPVERGKLITNPATDYKRYELTDDGISPYVRVGTEQGDFIATSYEHDEYGATTEDMLMKVKMTEKRAKKLQNFFEKEGIYGYEVVNPSAKKKMVTTSFNAYTARAFVEQNPEWGLVIIKFLAPVDVRLRDEFAKCEKIVFVENNYSGQLEGYLTKELGLAYIAGLEIGNLRKYDLLPFYMEDLNSLI, from the coding sequence ATGCAAAATCGCTACGGAATCCGCATCGCAGGGCCAGCTGGTCTCGGTATGCACTCGGTGATGGATATCATCGCCAATACTTTCTCCACTTTGGGATACAATGTGATCACTGACAGTGAATATCAGTCGATCATCAAGGGTGGACTCAATTTCTACGATGTGAACATCTGTTCCGCATCGCCCTATATTGCTCGTGAAGTCGACGTGCTCATTTCACTCAATGAGAAAAATATCACCCCAAATCTCGTGGATCTCAGAAAGTGAGGGCTTCTCATTGCGAACAAGAAATGGATAGAAAAAGTGGAAATCGCTTTTCCGACGCTTCGTACGGATTTTGTTGTCATCGATCCGCTCATCCAGGACAAATACGAAAATACCTATCTTGTGGGGATGCTTGCTGGATATATCGGTGTAGATATTTCTGCTTTTGAGCCATGGATCGCGAAATCTTTCCAGAAGAAATGAGAGGAAACGGTTGCGAAAAATTTGCAGATTTTGAAAGAATATGCGGAAATCGGGCGTTCCCGTCATTCTGAGCGAGTTTATCCCCTGTGGGGAAAGAATCCAGGTGCCTGAGACTCTGGATTCCTGCCTCCGCAGGAATGACGGACACCAAAGCAACTCACTTACGGAAATAAGGCGATTGCCTACGGTGCGATGGATAGTGAACTCGAGTTCTATTCAGCGTATCCGATGACTCCCGCTTCGACGATTCTTTCTGAGATTGTGAATGCAAAACGTATTCCATATCTTCAGGCAGAAGATGAGATTGCTGTGATGAATGCGGCTCTTGGAGCTTCATTTACTGGAGCTCGTGCGATGGTGGGGACTTCAGGTGGAGGATTTGCACTCATGACGGAGGCACTTTCATTTGCTGCTGAGGCTGAGTTTCCGATTGTGGCTGTGCTTTCTCAACGCGCGGGTCCAAGCACAGGAACTCCGACCTATCATGAACAGGGTGATATGCTCTATGCAGTGCGTCCGACTTTTGGTGACATCGAGAATGTCGTGATGATTCCTTCCTCTATGGAAGAATGATATTACATGGGCGGACAGTCGCTCAATATCGCACAGAAATATCAGACAACCGTGATTCTCCTTACGGACAAGCAATTCTCAGAAGGAAAGGTGTCAATCGGGGAACTCGTACCTGCACCAGTTGAACGTGGAAAATTGATTACAAATCCAGCCACTGACTACAAACGCTATGAGCTCACGGATGACGGTATTTCTCCATATGTCCGTGTGGGAACTGAACAAGGTGACTTCATTGCGACATCATACGAACATGACGAATATGGTGCGACGACTGAGGATATGCTGATGAAGGTGAAAATGACTGAAAAACGAGCAAAGAAACTCCAGAACTTCTTCGAAAAAGAGGGAATCTACGGATATGAAGTGGTAAATCCAAGTGCGAAGAAAAAGATGGTAACGACGAGTTTCAATGCCTACACGGCACGAGCATTTGTCGAACAGAATCCAGAATGGGGACTCGTGATTATCAAGTTCCTTGCACCAGTCGATGTTCGTCTTCGTGATGAATTCGCGAAGTGTGAGAAAATCGTCTTTGTCGAGAACAACTACTCAGGACAGCTCGAAGGATACCTCACAAAAGAGCTTGGACTCGCGTATATCGCAGGACTCGAAATCGGAAACCTCAGGAAATATGATCTCCTTCCGTTCTATATGGAAGATCTTAATTCTTTAATCTAA
- a CDS encoding Mur ligase family protein, whose amino-acid sequence MQNTQKHLHVIGIGGIGVSALARYYKHLGYTVSGSDGADSPFLDTLRSEGFDIHIGHTADNLRDDTELVIYSEAIITKPDLTPEEQIYSNPELAKARELNIRHISYPVALGKVFNAKQGIAITGSHGKSTTTAMTTLMLANEYTDNPTIEIPADGSFAYVPTAPGCSAIIGTQVPQLGNTNFYTEIQAENFVIEACEYKRSFLQYHPYITVITNIDLDHLDYYQNLEDYISAFQSIVDQTRGFVIISADDDNSRKLQIPDEKKIIVGNGKIVYFPRVEEMCCNGKKCYTVEKDMPLPELHLQVPGDHLLQDAYLAYTVGRLLGMQDDIIVPKLESYRGSWRRSEIVKTTKNGNILMSDYGHHPNEIRPTLHAIREKYPDKKLYVVFQPHQYSRTRELLQEFAISFSDASTLVIPDIYFSRDKKEDVEWMTTERLVAAIKDAKLKMQDKESDMVLNGKGLENTTKIIREYDEQNPRSSVILLLGAGDVDGLRYDIF is encoded by the coding sequence ATGCAAAATACTCAAAAACACCTTCACGTCATCGGCATTGGCGGCATCGGAGTCTCGGCTCTTGCTCGCTACTACAAGCACCTTGGTTATACTGTCTCTGGTTCGGATGGCGCGGATTCACCATTTCTCGATACACTCAGAAGTGAATGATTCGATATCCACATCGGACACACGGCAGACAATCTCCGAGATGATACAGAGCTCGTTATCTATTCCGAGGCGATTATCACGAAGCCAGATCTCACACCAGAAGAGCAGATTTATTCGAATCCAGAGCTTGCGAAAGCCCGAGAACTTAACATTCGACATATTTCCTATCCAGTTGCGCTCGGTAAAGTCTTCAATGCGAAGCAGGGAATCGCAATCACGGGTTCTCATGGAAAGTCGACGACGACGGCCATGACGACGCTCATGCTCGCGAACGAGTATACGGATAATCCCACGATAGAAATCCCTGCAGATGGAAGCTTCGCATATGTGCCGACGGCACCAGGGTGCTCGGCGATCATCGGGACGCAGGTTCCACAGCTCGGGAATACGAATTTCTACACTGAGATTCAGGCAGAAAATTTTGTCATCGAGGCGTGTGAGTACAAGCGTTCATTTCTCCAATATCATCCATATATCACGGTTATTACGAATATCGACCTCGATCATCTGGATTATTACCAGAATCTTGAGGATTATATTTCCGCATTCCAGTCAATTGTTGATCAGACGCGAGGATTTGTAATCATCTCTGCGGATGATGATAATTCTCGGAAACTCCAGATTCCTGATGAGAAAAAAATCATCGTTGGAAATGGGAAAATCGTCTATTTTCCGCGTGTGGAAGAGATGTGTTGCAACGGAAAAAAATGCTACACCGTCGAGAAGGATATGCCACTTCCAGAGCTCCACCTCCAGGTTCCTGGCGATCATCTCCTTCAGGATGCGTATCTCGCATATACGGTAGGACGACTGCTCGGGATGCAGGATGATATCATTGTACCGAAGCTTGAGTCGTATCGTGGTTCATGGAGACGTTCTGAGATTGTGAAAACGACAAAAAATGGGAATATCCTCATGTCCGACTATGGTCATCATCCGAATGAGATTCGACCCACCCTGCATGCCATTCGCGAAAAATATCCAGACAAGAAGCTCTACGTAGTCTTCCAACCGCACCAATATTCTCGTACTCGCGAACTCTTGCAAGAATTCGCAATAAGTTTTTCTGATGCTTCGACACTCGTAATTCCAGATATTTATTTCTCTCGAGATAAGAAAGAAGATGTTGAGTGGATGACGACAGAGCGGCTTGTGGCCGCGATTAAAGATGCAAAATTAAAGATGCAAGATAAGGAATCAGACATGGTACTAAATGGAAAGGGACTTGAAAATACTACCAAAATCATTCGTGAATATGATGAACAAAATCCTAGATCTTCGGTAATATTGCTCCTCGGGGCAGGGGATGTGGATGGACTCAGATATGATATATTTTAG
- a CDS encoding four helix bundle protein, with translation MKENILKEKSFHFALAVVRLSQFLISEKKEFVLSKQFLRSGTAIGALIREAEYAQSRPDFISKLHIALKEANETEYWIELLYAGGFVELDEYKEFLEANKELLRMLISSIKTTKNP, from the coding sequence ATGAAAGAAAATATTCTCAAAGAAAAAAGCTTTCATTTTGCGTTGGCAGTTGTAAGACTTTCTCAATTTCTTATTTCTGAAAAGAAAGAATTTGTTTTATCGAAACAATTTCTTCGAAGTGGTACAGCAATTGGTGCCTTAATTCGAGAGGCGGAATATGCTCAGAGTCGTCCTGATTTCATTTCAAAACTTCATATTGCTCTAAAAGAGGCAAATGAAACAGAATATTGGATAGAGTTGCTTTATGCTTGATGATTTGTGGAGCTTGATGAATACAAAGAATTTCTTGAAGCAAATAAAGAACTTCTGAGAATGCTCATTTCCAGTATAAAAACAACAAAAAATCCTTAA